In a single window of the Nodularia spumigena CCY9414 genome:
- a CDS encoding type II toxin-antitoxin system HicA family toxin: MPKLPRVPAAEVIRALERLGFVQTRQRGSHVILKKQLVDENENSTEIVCVVPLHKKTLAVGTLKSILNQGDISVEELLDNL, encoded by the coding sequence GTGCCTAAGCTACCACGAGTACCTGCTGCGGAAGTGATTCGTGCATTGGAACGCTTAGGATTTGTCCAAACAAGACAACGAGGAAGTCATGTCATCTTAAAAAAGCAATTAGTTGATGAAAATGAAAATTCCACTGAAATAGTTTGTGTTGTCCCATTACATAAGAAAACCTTAGCAGTGGGAACACTCAAAAGCATTTTGAATCAAGGGGATATTTCAGTGGAAGAACTTTTAGATAATTTGTAA
- a CDS encoding glucose-1-phosphate adenylyltransferase has protein sequence MKKVLAIILGGGAGTRLYPLTKMRAKPAVPVAGKYRLIDIPVSNCINSEIFKIYVLTQFNSASLNRHIARTYNFTGFNEGFVEVLAAQQTPENPNWFQGTADAVRQYLWLLNEWDADEYLILSGDHLYRMDYRQFIQRHRETGADITLSVIPIDKSRASDFGLMKIDQSGRVIDFSEKPKGDELDRMQVDTSVLGLSPEQAKLQPYIASMGIYVFKKDVLIKLLKESLQSTDFGKEIIPDASKDYNVQAYLFDDYWEDIGTIEAFYHANLALTKQPLPPFSFYDEKAPIYTRPRYLPPSKLLSCHVTESIIGEGCILKDCRIQHSVLGVRSRIEAGCVIEESLLMGADFYQPFVERQCNLEKGDIPVGIGTDTIIRRAIIDKNACIGHDVKIINKDNVQEAERENQGFYIRSGIVVVLKGAVIADGTII, from the coding sequence GTGAAAAAAGTATTAGCAATCATTCTCGGTGGTGGCGCGGGTACTCGTCTGTATCCGCTTACAAAAATGCGTGCTAAACCAGCCGTACCAGTTGCTGGTAAGTACCGTTTGATAGATATTCCTGTCAGTAATTGTATCAATTCTGAGATATTCAAAATCTACGTCTTGACACAATTTAACTCAGCATCCCTGAATCGCCATATAGCCCGTACCTATAATTTTACCGGTTTCAATGAGGGGTTTGTGGAAGTGCTAGCGGCACAGCAAACGCCAGAAAACCCGAACTGGTTCCAAGGTACGGCTGATGCTGTGCGTCAGTACCTATGGCTGTTAAACGAATGGGATGCTGACGAGTATTTGATTCTTTCAGGAGATCATCTATACCGCATGGACTATCGCCAGTTTATCCAGCGCCATAGGGAAACAGGCGCTGATATTACCCTTTCGGTTATCCCTATAGATAAAAGCCGGGCTTCAGACTTTGGTTTAATGAAAATAGACCAGTCTGGGAGGGTGATTGACTTTAGCGAAAAGCCCAAAGGTGACGAATTAGACCGGATGCAGGTTGATACTAGCGTGCTGGGATTATCGCCAGAACAAGCGAAATTACAGCCATATATCGCCTCGATGGGGATTTATGTCTTTAAGAAAGATGTTTTGATCAAATTGTTGAAAGAGTCTTTACAAAGTACCGATTTTGGTAAAGAAATTATTCCTGATGCGAGCAAAGATTACAATGTCCAAGCTTACTTATTTGATGATTACTGGGAAGATATTGGGACAATCGAAGCTTTTTATCATGCGAATTTAGCTTTAACTAAACAACCTTTACCTCCTTTTAGTTTCTACGATGAGAAAGCGCCAATTTATACGCGTCCACGTTATTTACCTCCGAGTAAACTCTTAAGTTGTCACGTCACAGAATCGATTATTGGCGAAGGCTGTATTTTGAAAGATTGCCGCATTCAGCATTCGGTTTTGGGCGTGCGATCGCGCATTGAAGCTGGCTGTGTGATTGAAGAATCACTACTCATGGGGGCAGATTTTTATCAACCTTTTGTAGAACGTCAATGTAACTTAGAAAAAGGTGACATTCCCGTAGGTATTGGTACGGATACGATTATTCGCCGTGCCATTATTGATAAGAATGCCTGCATCGGTCATGATGTGAAAATTATCAATAAAGATAACGTCCAAGAAGCCGAACGGGAAAATCAAGGCTTCTACATCCGGAGTGGAATTGTTGTTGTCCTCAAAGGTGCTGTAATTGCTGACGGAACTATAATTTAG
- a CDS encoding DUF1818 family protein, giving the protein MEQLIKNGLGWRIGSNPNAPEFKGLIGTEDWAIELTEAELNDFCRLLAQLADTMKQLAAELMAEEKIACEAESDLLWLEVEGYAHAYSLRLILNTGRGVEGKWDAAAVPGLLQASGMLKVF; this is encoded by the coding sequence ATGGAACAACTCATAAAAAATGGACTGGGTTGGCGAATTGGCTCGAACCCCAACGCACCCGAATTCAAAGGATTAATAGGAACAGAAGATTGGGCTATCGAACTAACAGAAGCCGAATTAAACGATTTTTGCCGACTACTGGCACAATTAGCAGACACCATGAAACAACTCGCAGCCGAATTAATGGCAGAAGAGAAAATTGCCTGTGAAGCTGAAAGCGACTTATTATGGCTAGAGGTAGAAGGCTATGCTCACGCTTACAGTTTGCGCTTGATTCTGAATACAGGCAGAGGCGTAGAAGGTAAATGGGATGCTGCCGCAGTACCAGGGTTACTACAAGCATCTGGGATGCTGAAAGTTTTTTAA
- a CDS encoding type II toxin-antitoxin system HicB family antitoxin — MNRTFTAIVYWEEDVYVAECPEVGTASQGETIEEALANLKEATELYLEEVSLPQTNPRLLTTFEVISA; from the coding sequence ATGAATCGCACATTTACGGCAATTGTCTATTGGGAAGAAGATGTTTACGTCGCTGAATGTCCAGAAGTGGGAACAGCTAGCCAAGGGGAAACCATAGAAGAGGCTCTTGCTAATCTCAAAGAAGCAACTGAACTTTATCTAGAAGAAGTTTCCCTTCCTCAAACAAATCCACGTTTGTTAACTACATTTGAGGTGATAAGTGCCTAA
- the hisH gene encoding imidazole glycerol phosphate synthase subunit HisH produces the protein MPVIAVVDYDMGNLHSVCKGLEKAGAIPQITHSAKDLERADAVVLPGVGAFDPAVQHLRSRGLEQPIKDIIASGKPFLGICLGLQILFESSAEGTQPGLGIIPGKVRRFRPEAGITIPHMGWNQLEFTQRKSILWEHLPVDPWVYFVHSYYVDPIDPEVRAATVTHGSQNITAAIARDNLTAVQFHPEKSSNIGLQILSNFVAQVREKIAA, from the coding sequence ATGCCAGTCATTGCAGTTGTAGATTACGATATGGGAAATTTGCACTCAGTCTGCAAAGGTTTAGAAAAAGCTGGAGCAATTCCTCAGATTACTCATTCTGCTAAGGATTTAGAAAGGGCAGATGCTGTAGTCTTGCCAGGAGTGGGAGCATTTGATCCCGCAGTCCAACACCTGCGATCGCGTGGTTTAGAGCAACCCATTAAAGATATAATCGCATCTGGTAAACCCTTCTTAGGCATTTGTTTGGGATTACAAATTTTGTTTGAATCCAGTGCCGAAGGAACTCAACCAGGGCTAGGAATTATCCCCGGAAAAGTGCGACGATTCCGACCAGAAGCAGGGATTACTATTCCTCACATGGGATGGAATCAACTAGAGTTCACACAACGAAAAAGCATTTTGTGGGAGCATTTGCCAGTTGATCCTTGGGTATACTTTGTGCATTCTTACTATGTTGACCCAATTGATCCTGAAGTTCGAGCCGCGACTGTTACCCACGGTTCTCAAAATATCACAGCTGCGATCGCGCGTGATAACTTGACAGCAGTGCAGTTTCACCCGGAAAAGTCTTCTAATATAGGGTTGCAAATTCTATCTAATTTTGTTGCACAAGTCCGCGAAAAAATTGCCGCATAA
- a CDS encoding 50S ribosomal protein L11 methyltransferase, with the protein MSWMELSLDTTHEAVDWVCTLLAETIDINDIYITQYAESDSANSDWTFTMRLYLPYDVSARTGVEKIENLLSPLHRTGMTTAIQTNIVENKITDAPKPLVHPIGERFIIVNSDTPPQSEIADKITLKLQKTLAFGSGLHPATIVSLRLVERYITPQMQVLDFGSGSGILSVAMAKLGANVLALDNDSVAVAATQETVSLNNVEQQVQVIQGSLGCGSELGHWMGVNTVNDVSKVEAKDTFDLIVANIFARVHIALADDFREALRQNQAQPGLLITAGFTTDHEESVTTALTEAGFEVIDCERLNEWVALTHQCNS; encoded by the coding sequence ATGTCTTGGATGGAATTAAGTCTAGATACAACCCATGAGGCTGTAGATTGGGTTTGTACCTTACTAGCCGAAACTATTGATATCAATGATATTTATATTACACAATATGCGGAATCAGATTCGGCTAATTCTGATTGGACATTTACCATGCGGTTATATTTACCCTACGATGTCAGCGCGCGGACAGGTGTAGAAAAAATTGAAAATCTGCTTTCGCCTTTGCATCGAACTGGAATGACAACAGCAATTCAGACAAATATTGTTGAAAATAAAATCACAGATGCGCCGAAACCGCTTGTGCATCCCATTGGGGAAAGATTTATTATAGTCAATTCTGATACACCTCCTCAATCTGAAATAGCAGATAAAATTACATTAAAACTGCAAAAAACCCTTGCCTTTGGTAGTGGTTTACATCCAGCTACCATTGTTAGTCTCCGACTGGTAGAACGCTACATAACGCCTCAAATGCAGGTGTTGGATTTTGGTTCAGGTTCGGGTATTTTGAGTGTCGCTATGGCGAAACTAGGGGCGAATGTCTTAGCTTTAGATAATGATAGTGTGGCGGTAGCAGCGACTCAGGAAACTGTATCTCTGAACAATGTAGAGCAGCAAGTACAGGTGATCCAAGGTAGCCTGGGATGTGGCAGTGAACTAGGGCATTGGATGGGTGTAAATACTGTTAATGATGTGTCAAAAGTTGAAGCAAAAGACACATTTGATTTAATTGTTGCCAATATATTTGCACGGGTACATATTGCCCTAGCTGATGATTTTAGGGAAGCTTTACGTCAAAATCAAGCACAACCAGGACTATTAATTACAGCTGGATTCACGACAGATCATGAAGAAAGTGTCACCACAGCCTTGACAGAAGCCGGATTTGAAGTAATCGATTGTGAACGATTAAACGAATGGGTTGCCCTTACCCATCAGTGTAATTCGTAA
- a CDS encoding DUF3370 domain-containing protein, producing the protein MLSFLLNFLLGQSAPATPPPEEVVKSQEVRPLPGKLDNVPVFNSNSPELVLKEGILLSTFPADGKQVPEAHLNYPFNGRFDVFAHHVAKAEPPEDLRSLHLGIMLHNPGTEPVTVNILQAASYLSQPDAPFIQLPATSQNILGNIFAGPGDRAVSDILRGRRQENFPAQIVIPPGENQMLLNLPIPVKELTPPLNGRSTLMRLQSNGTVYAASMALFARQNADGSERAPTLAEWENLVNSGELSTPRDKVPTPLEATNQGRIYGRVAGVAQGSQWKSLVVDNPEARYLTIPQAGQGFSYPLSSLHGGTLGTKQIQTAPMLVRYPDTAYMAHGNYGIQYSLQLPLHNNTEKNQSVSVSVQTPIKEDNLVKQGLRFFTTTAPQVFFRGSVRVRYTDDQGHAKTQFTHLVQRRGQQGEPLVLLNMQPGDRRLVEVDLIYPPDATPPQVLTVSTQE; encoded by the coding sequence ATGTTGTCATTTTTACTAAATTTCCTACTCGGCCAATCAGCACCTGCTACCCCACCCCCGGAAGAAGTGGTAAAATCTCAAGAAGTTCGCCCTTTACCAGGAAAACTGGATAATGTGCCTGTTTTTAACAGTAATAGTCCAGAATTGGTTTTAAAAGAAGGTATTTTACTCTCTACTTTTCCCGCAGATGGTAAACAGGTTCCAGAGGCGCATTTGAATTATCCGTTTAACGGGCGATTTGATGTTTTTGCTCACCACGTTGCTAAGGCTGAACCACCAGAGGATTTAAGGTCGCTGCATTTAGGAATTATGCTGCATAACCCTGGAACCGAACCAGTAACGGTGAATATATTGCAAGCAGCAAGTTATTTAAGTCAACCTGATGCACCATTTATTCAGTTACCAGCTACAAGTCAGAATATTTTAGGTAATATTTTTGCAGGGCCAGGCGATCGCGCTGTGTCTGATATCTTAAGAGGAAGACGACAAGAAAATTTCCCCGCCCAAATTGTCATTCCTCCAGGGGAAAATCAGATGTTGCTAAATTTACCCATTCCTGTCAAAGAATTAACACCACCTTTAAATGGTCGCTCTACTTTGATGCGGTTGCAGAGTAATGGTACTGTTTATGCAGCTAGTATGGCTTTATTTGCCCGTCAGAATGCCGATGGTAGTGAACGCGCCCCGACTTTAGCAGAATGGGAAAATTTAGTTAATAGTGGTGAATTGTCAACTCCACGGGATAAAGTTCCCACACCTTTAGAAGCAACTAATCAAGGGAGAATTTATGGACGTGTCGCCGGAGTTGCTCAAGGTTCTCAGTGGAAATCTTTAGTTGTGGATAATCCCGAAGCGAGATATTTAACCATTCCTCAAGCTGGTCAAGGATTTTCCTATCCTTTAAGTAGCCTACATGGTGGCACTTTAGGCACAAAGCAAATTCAGACTGCGCCCATGCTGGTACGTTATCCTGATACCGCTTATATGGCTCATGGTAACTATGGCATTCAATATAGTTTGCAATTACCACTACATAATAATACTGAAAAAAATCAAAGCGTGAGTGTATCTGTGCAAACGCCAATTAAGGAAGATAATTTGGTAAAACAGGGATTACGCTTTTTTACAACCACAGCACCGCAAGTATTTTTCCGGGGGTCAGTGCGGGTACGTTACACAGATGACCAAGGTCACGCCAAAACTCAGTTTACTCATTTAGTGCAACGGCGAGGTCAACAGGGAGAACCCTTGGTTTTATTGAATATGCAACCAGGCGATCGCAGATTAGTAGAAGTAGACTTGATCTATCCCCCAGATGCGACACCACCGCAGGTATTAACTGTATCTACTCAAGAGTAA
- a CDS encoding glycoside hydrolase family 13 protein has translation MQIQTPDWVKHAVFYQIFPDRFARSKQPHKRLLRDARWEAWEAMPTLQGYKGGDLWGIIEQLDYIQGLGINAIYFTPIFQSASNHRYHTHDYYQVDPLLGGNEAFRELLDAAHERKIKVVLDGVFNHASRGLFFFHDILENGPHSPWVDWFKITDWPLAPYTGDLPANYEGWAGNRALPVFNHDNPEVREYIMEIGEYWLKFGIDGWRLDVPFEIKTPGFWEEFRDRIKAINPEAYIVGEVWGDSREWLDGTQFDGVMNYLFTAPTVAFTAGDRVVLEQVQTRDYQPYPPLFAAEYAVKIQELLQLYPWEIQLTQLNLLASHDTARLITIAGDDQASVELSTLLLLTFPGAPSIYYGDEVGLPGAIDPDSRRGFPLEAHWNQEILKTHRQLIALRHKYPALRTGAYQVLFAQGELYIFTRILETEELIIAVNAGTALATANIDPASLHTQPHALLYGVAEFEWDSTQLSLTLPPRSGCILG, from the coding sequence ATGCAAATTCAAACGCCAGACTGGGTTAAACACGCTGTTTTCTACCAAATCTTCCCAGATCGCTTTGCCAGAAGCAAGCAGCCTCACAAACGACTGTTACGTGATGCGCGTTGGGAAGCTTGGGAGGCTATGCCTACACTCCAAGGCTACAAAGGCGGGGATTTATGGGGTATTATTGAGCAATTAGACTATATTCAGGGCTTAGGGATTAATGCGATTTACTTTACTCCTATTTTTCAATCTGCGAGTAATCACCGCTATCACACCCACGATTATTATCAGGTTGATCCGTTGTTGGGTGGTAACGAGGCTTTTCGGGAATTGCTAGACGCAGCCCATGAACGCAAGATCAAAGTGGTGCTGGATGGAGTATTTAATCACGCTAGTCGCGGCTTGTTCTTTTTTCATGATATTCTGGAAAATGGACCTCATTCTCCTTGGGTGGACTGGTTTAAAATTACGGATTGGCCCCTTGCGCCTTATACAGGAGATTTACCAGCAAATTACGAGGGTTGGGCTGGTAATCGCGCTTTACCAGTTTTTAACCATGATAATCCGGAAGTGCGGGAATATATCATGGAAATTGGCGAATATTGGCTGAAATTTGGTATTGATGGTTGGCGGTTAGATGTGCCATTTGAAATTAAAACACCGGGTTTTTGGGAAGAATTCCGCGATCGCATCAAAGCCATTAACCCCGAAGCTTATATAGTGGGAGAAGTTTGGGGAGATTCCCGTGAATGGCTCGATGGTACGCAATTTGACGGGGTAATGAATTACTTATTTACCGCGCCGACTGTTGCCTTTACCGCAGGCGATCGCGTAGTCTTAGAACAAGTGCAAACCCGTGACTATCAACCCTACCCACCATTATTTGCGGCTGAATACGCTGTCAAAATCCAGGAATTACTGCAACTTTATCCTTGGGAAATTCAACTCACGCAACTGAATTTATTAGCAAGTCACGATACAGCCCGATTAATTACCATTGCTGGCGACGATCAAGCTAGTGTGGAATTATCAACTTTACTGTTACTCACCTTTCCCGGTGCGCCCAGTATCTATTATGGTGACGAAGTTGGTTTACCTGGGGCGATAGATCCCGACTCCCGGCGTGGTTTTCCCTTGGAAGCGCATTGGAATCAAGAAATCCTCAAAACTCACCGCCAATTAATTGCTCTGCGCCATAAATACCCAGCTTTGCGTACAGGAGCTTACCAAGTTCTGTTCGCCCAGGGAGAACTGTATATTTTTACCCGGATTTTAGAGACAGAAGAATTAATTATTGCCGTTAACGCTGGTACAGCCTTAGCAACAGCAAATATAGATCCAGCGAGTTTGCATACTCAACCCCACGCCCTATTATATGGCGTTGCCGAATTTGAGTGGGATAGTACACAACTTTCCTTAACTCTTCCCCCACGCAGTGGCTGTATTCTGGGTTAG
- a CDS encoding fasciclin domain-containing protein, with translation MADIVETAINAGNFQALLKAATTAEIIETLKSPGSLTLFAPTDDAFAQLPQNTLDSLLQDIPTLKKILMYHVAFGDVRFEDLQQISEAPTLEGSVVAIDSDQGVIKINDAHVLVTDIIADNGVIHAIDQVLMPAMVAKG, from the coding sequence ATGGCTGATATTGTTGAAACTGCGATTAATGCCGGAAATTTCCAGGCTCTACTCAAAGCGGCTACCACCGCAGAAATCATCGAAACTCTGAAAAGTCCCGGTTCTTTGACTCTTTTTGCACCCACAGACGATGCTTTTGCTCAATTACCACAGAATACTTTAGATTCACTACTGCAAGACATCCCCACGCTGAAAAAGATATTAATGTATCATGTCGCTTTTGGGGATGTCAGGTTTGAAGATTTGCAGCAGATTTCAGAAGCACCAACTCTGGAAGGATCAGTGGTGGCGATTGATTCTGATCAAGGTGTGATTAAAATCAATGATGCTCATGTCCTCGTAACTGATATAATTGCTGACAATGGCGTAATTCATGCGATTGATCAGGTATTGATGCCCGCAATGGTTGCAAAAGGATAG
- a CDS encoding DnaJ C-terminal domain-containing protein, translated as MAATDFKDYYAILGISKTASPEDIKQAFRKQARKYHPDVNPGNKQAEATFKEVNEAYEVLSDVDKRKKYDQFGQYWKQAGEGFPSGGAGVDMGGFDFSQYGSFDEFVNELLGRFGGPSPRGDGGRQSYSYQRSSAGRPSGYSGFNDFGFQDVGSGTAPDTEAAIALTFTEAFAGVKKRFSLGNETIEVSIPSGAKTGTRLRVRGKGQLNPMTQQRGDLYLKVELQPHSFFQFEGDNLVCEVPITPDEATLGASIDVPTPDGSVNVKLPAGVRSGQSLRLRGKGWPLTKGGRSDQFVKVAIVPPKDLSPQEREYYEKIRAIRTYNPRSHLQQFKL; from the coding sequence ATGGCTGCAACCGACTTCAAAGACTATTATGCAATTTTGGGAATCAGTAAAACTGCCAGTCCAGAAGACATTAAACAAGCTTTTCGGAAACAAGCCCGTAAGTATCACCCTGATGTTAATCCAGGGAACAAGCAAGCTGAGGCTACTTTCAAAGAGGTGAATGAAGCCTACGAAGTTTTGTCAGATGTTGATAAGCGCAAGAAGTACGATCAATTTGGTCAATACTGGAAACAAGCTGGTGAAGGTTTCCCATCCGGTGGCGCTGGTGTGGATATGGGGGGCTTTGATTTCAGTCAATACGGCAGTTTTGATGAATTTGTCAACGAGCTATTAGGGCGCTTTGGTGGTCCTAGTCCTCGTGGTGATGGTGGACGACAAAGTTATTCTTATCAGCGTAGTTCCGCCGGTAGACCCAGTGGTTATAGTGGCTTTAATGATTTTGGTTTTCAAGATGTAGGTTCGGGTACTGCTCCAGACACGGAAGCTGCGATCGCTTTAACTTTTACTGAAGCTTTTGCTGGTGTGAAAAAACGCTTTAGTTTAGGTAACGAAACCATTGAAGTGAGTATTCCCTCTGGGGCTAAAACTGGTACTCGTCTGCGGGTGCGTGGTAAAGGTCAACTCAACCCCATGACTCAACAACGGGGTGATTTATATTTAAAAGTTGAGCTTCAGCCACATTCATTCTTCCAATTTGAAGGTGATAACCTCGTCTGTGAAGTTCCCATCACTCCAGATGAAGCTACCTTGGGAGCCTCAATTGATGTCCCGACACCCGATGGCTCTGTGAATGTCAAGTTACCTGCGGGAGTGCGTTCTGGTCAATCTTTACGGTTGCGGGGTAAGGGCTGGCCTTTAACCAAGGGTGGACGTAGCGATCAGTTTGTGAAGGTGGCGATCGTTCCACCCAAAGACCTCAGTCCACAGGAGCGGGAATATTATGAAAAAATTCGGGCTATACGTACTTATAATCCCCGCAGTCATTTACAACAATTCAAACTTTGA
- a CDS encoding DNA-directed RNA polymerase subunit omega: protein MLKRSKFETTQSQIMHRSEDLISAASNRYRITVQVANRAKRRRYEDFDSPSEDIMMKPVLRAIIEMSDELTQPEIIGEL, encoded by the coding sequence ATGCTAAAGCGTTCTAAGTTCGAGACCACTCAGTCTCAAATCATGCACCGTTCTGAAGATTTGATTAGTGCAGCTTCCAATCGCTACCGCATTACAGTTCAGGTGGCGAACCGTGCCAAGCGTCGGCGTTATGAAGACTTTGATAGCCCATCGGAAGATATTATGATGAAGCCAGTGCTGAGGGCAATTATCGAAATGTCCGATGAACTGACTCAGCCAGAAATCATTGGCGAACTATAA
- a CDS encoding bile acid:sodium symporter family protein: MEGNFLTAVFLPLALFIIMLGMGLSLTLDDYKGVLIYPKAVVIGLVSQLVMLPIVGFGIASMFPLNPELAVGVMILVACPGGATSNMITFLAEGDVALSVTLTAISSLITVFTIPLVVNFAMQTFLGAGTTLQLPVLNTVLQIAVMTLLPLAMGMGINRYAPGIAAKANKPVKWLSLFFLSVVLTGIMLQERDNLIPSVMAVGWVTLVLNVATMTLGFAIATLAKLGEKRARAITVEVGIQNGTLAIAIASSPTLLNNSTMAVPAAIYSLLMFVTGVGFAFFVSRIRR; encoded by the coding sequence ATGGAAGGAAATTTTCTCACGGCTGTTTTTCTGCCCTTGGCTCTATTTATAATCATGCTAGGCATGGGGTTATCCTTGACCCTAGACGACTATAAGGGAGTTTTAATATATCCCAAAGCGGTGGTAATTGGCTTGGTGTCGCAGTTAGTCATGTTACCAATTGTGGGCTTTGGCATTGCGTCGATGTTTCCCCTCAACCCAGAATTAGCAGTAGGCGTGATGATTTTAGTCGCCTGTCCTGGTGGCGCAACTTCTAATATGATTACGTTTTTAGCTGAGGGAGATGTGGCTCTTTCTGTTACCCTCACAGCTATCAGTAGTTTAATTACGGTTTTTACTATTCCTCTGGTTGTCAATTTTGCAATGCAGACATTTTTGGGAGCAGGGACAACACTACAGTTACCTGTTTTAAATACAGTTTTGCAGATTGCGGTGATGACGCTTTTACCTTTAGCAATGGGGATGGGAATTAATCGATATGCTCCTGGAATTGCAGCAAAGGCCAATAAACCTGTAAAGTGGCTATCTCTATTTTTCCTGTCCGTGGTGCTGACTGGGATAATGCTGCAAGAAAGAGATAATTTGATTCCTTCTGTGATGGCTGTGGGCTGGGTAACTCTGGTTTTAAATGTGGCGACAATGACATTAGGTTTTGCGATCGCTACTTTAGCAAAATTAGGAGAAAAACGCGCTAGGGCAATTACAGTAGAAGTAGGTATTCAAAATGGAACTCTTGCGATCGCGATCGCATCTTCCCCCACACTGCTGAATAATTCTACAATGGCTGTTCCAGCAGCTATTTATAGTCTGCTCATGTTTGTGACTGGTGTTGGATTTGCATTTTTTGTCTCACGCATTCGCCGTTAG
- a CDS encoding AAA family ATPase, whose protein sequence is MTKLQLLIGLPGSGKSTLAKQLVSECPQMLLISTDAIRGQLFGSEATQGHWGLIWREIAGHFQQAVAADQTTIFDATNAQRSQRREIIALAREVGFTHITGLWVRTPVWLCLARNQHRQRQVPPEIILRMHRQLRDAPPSLEEGIDHLICFPEKREYGNCAGAVSRNHT, encoded by the coding sequence ATGACTAAACTTCAGTTACTAATTGGCCTTCCTGGTAGCGGTAAGTCAACTTTGGCGAAACAATTAGTCTCAGAATGCCCCCAAATGCTGCTGATTTCAACGGATGCCATTCGGGGGCAGCTTTTTGGTTCGGAAGCAACTCAGGGACATTGGGGGCTGATTTGGCGAGAAATAGCAGGGCATTTTCAACAAGCAGTAGCGGCTGATCAAACAACTATTTTTGATGCTACTAATGCCCAAAGAAGCCAGCGCCGGGAAATTATCGCCTTAGCCCGTGAGGTGGGTTTTACTCACATTACCGGGCTATGGGTGCGAACTCCTGTTTGGCTGTGTTTAGCCCGCAATCAACATCGTCAGCGCCAAGTTCCCCCAGAAATCATCTTGCGGATGCATCGTCAACTCCGGGATGCTCCCCCCAGCTTAGAAGAAGGAATAGACCACCTGATTTGTTTTCCCGAAAAGAGGGAGTACGGAAATTGCGCTGGTGCAGTGAGCAGGAACCACACTTGA